The nucleotide sequence GAAAGAGATGGATTTATAAGTAAAAATGTTGAAAACGTTGCTGGACATTTAGAGTTTGGTGAAGGGAAAGAGTTATTGGGAATTCTTTGCCACGTCGATGTTGTACCAGAAGGGGACGGCTGGAGCGTCGACCCATTTAGTGGAGAAATAAAGGATGGGAAAATCTTTGCTAGAGGAGCTATTGATGATAAAGGGCCAACAATGGCAGCTTACTTTGCAATGAAAATTGTCAAAGAACTAGGAGTCCCTTTAAAAAAACGAGTTCGCATGATAATTGGAACGGATGAAGAAAGTGAATGGCGCTGTGTCGATACATATTTTAAGCATGAAGAAATGCCAACAATGGGATTTGCTCCAGATGCTGATTTTCCAATCATTCATGCTGAAAAAGGAATCGCAGATTTTGATATAGTTGTTCCGTTAAAGAGCTTGCCTGAGCTTCATCACAAATATGAACTGCTATCCTTATCATCAGGTAGGCGATACAATATGGTTCCTGATTTTGCTGAAGCGGCTATTCTTGTTCAAGAGGACCCGACTATCATTTGTCAGTCCTTTGACGATTTTTTAAAAAAGGGTAATTTAGAAGGTAGCTATTATATAGAAAATGGTCAACTATATCTTCAATTAAAAGGAATATCTGCTCACGGAAGTACTCCTCAAAATGGTAAGAATGCTGGTTTATTACTAGCGACGTTTTTAAGTGATTATGATTTTGATGAAAATGGAGCGAAGTACCTTGAAGCAGCAACAAGCTGGTTTGTTAATGATGTACATGGAGAAAAATTAGGAATATATTATCAAGATGATGTGACAGGACCGCTCACAATAAATGTTGGAATCCTGAATTATGAGAAAGGGATTGAAGGGAAATTTGGGTTAAATATGCGTTATCCCGTCACCTTTAAGCTAGAAGAAGCAAAAATGAAGCTGCAAAATCTTTTCTCAGAAAAAGGATATATAATAAAGAATTTTACGGATTCGAAACCTCATCATGTGGATGAGAAAGAAGAATTGATTCAAACATTAAAGAGAGTCTACGAAGAGCAAACGGGAGATAAAGCGGAGTTAATTGCTATAGGTGGAGGAACGTATGCTCGTTCTTTAGCAGCAGGAGTGGCATTTGGACCACTTTTCCCAGGAAGAGAAGATATTGCCCACCAAAAAGATGAATATATGTATGTAGAAGATTTGTTAAAAGTTACGGCTATTTATGCTCAAGCGATATATGAATTAGCTACAAAATAAAATAGAAATGAGGTTGGGACTAGTGGAGAAGGTTTTATATAATGGAGAAATTGTGAATCGTTCAGATTGCTCTGTTCAATTGGAAGATCGTGGATATCAATTTGGGGATGGAATTTATGAAGTTATACGAGTTTATCAAGGGAAATTTTTTACCTTAGAAGAACATCTCGATCGGTTATTCCTAAGTGCAAAAAAATTAAGCATGGACTCTTCGTTGGACTATACAACTTTACTATCATTATTAAAAAAATTGGTAGACGTTAATGGAGTGGTGAATGGAACCGTCTATCTACAATGGACTAGAGGTGTAGCAAAGAGGCACCACCAATTTCCTGTGCCATCCGCTAAAGGGACAATTATCGCTTATACAAACTCACTAGAACGTCCAATTTCAAATATCCAAAATGGAGTAAGTGCAAAGCTAGTTGAAGACATTCGCTGGCTTCGGTGTGATATTAAAAGTTTAAATTTGCTTGGTAACGTTTTGGCAAAGGAGGAAGCGATAAAGGCAGACTGCTTTGAAGCTATATTACATCGTGGCGAAATTGTTACAGAAGGATCATCGTCTAATGTATATATGGTGAAAGAAGGGAAACTATACACTCATCCTGTCTCAAATCTTATCCTTGAGGGAATTACACGAAAGGTTGTTAAAAGAATTTGTGGAGAGGAAAATGTAAGCCTAATTGAACGCCAATTTACGGTAGAGGACCTAAAATCAGCAGATGAAGTGTTCATAACTAGTACTACTGCTGAAGTTATGCCTATTATTAACATTGATAATGAACCAGTGGGTGGTGGTAAGCCTGGTAAACTCACTGTGCTATTGCAAAATCGATTTCAAGATCAAATTAATCAGTTAGGTGCTCTCCATTAATATGGGTACTGAAATAAAACATTGCTTAATGAAGAACTCGTTGTTCATCAATTTGAGCGGCTATAATTATTTTGTGATAAAAAAATAAGAGACAAAAGAAGCTACAATACAACGAAAATAGAAATAACGAAGTATTGTAGCTCTTTTTTGTTGAACGAATGAAGTGTTCTATTCAAAACGAAAGACGTCGCTTGATAAATAACGCTCGCCGGTATCACAAGCAATACTAATAACAACATCATTTGGTGAGAGCGTTTTGGCCACTTGAACCGCGGTAAAGCATGCCGCACCAGAAGAGGGGCCAACTAATATTCCTTCTTCACTTGCTAGTCTACGTGTAATAGTATAAGCGTCTTCATCCTGAATTTGATGAATTTTATCATATATATTTTGGTTTAATATTGGCGGAATAAACCCAGGGCTTGTTCCAACAAGTTTATGTTTACCTGGCTTTCCTCCTGATAAAACAGGAGAGCCAGCAGGTTCAACAACATGAATTTGTAAATCTAAATAATGCTCTCGTAAAACCTCTCCAGTCCCAGTTATGGTTCCACCTGTCCCAGCAGTAGCAACAAAAGCCGAAAGGGGTTTTCCCATTTGCTTCATTGCGTCAATGATTTCATTGGCGGTTGTCCTTCGATGAGCATTTGGATTAGCAGAATTTTCAAATTGCATTGGCATAAAACTGTTAGGGATACTGTTAACAAGTTCTTGTGCTTTTTTAATTGCGCCGGGCATTTTATTAGCACTAGGAGTAAGGACAACTTGAGCTCCGTATGCTTTCAAGAGATTGATTCTTTCTTGTGTACTTGAATCGGGCATTACTAAAATGGCTTTATATCCCCTTGCTGCGGCATTCATCGCTAGCCCAATTCCTGTATTTCCACTCGTAGGTTCTATAATCGTGGAGCCTGGTGTGAGGAGTCCAGCTTGTTCTGCTTCTATAATCATTTGAAAGGCAGCTCGATCCTTAACACTTTTACTTGGGTTATAAAATTCTAATTTTAAGTAGATATCAGCCCCGTCGGTAGGACTTAAGGAATTTAATTTAACTAAAGGGGTATCCCCTATTAGGTCAGCAATATTATGAACTACTTTCATGTGTAATGTCCTTTCTTCATTTAGTTAGTTATATTTTACCTATATCGCTAGCGGTAATCAAACATCTAAATACTACTACTTCTTTACCCGAAATTTGCTAAAATATGATTATCACCGTTTATGAAAGGGTTTCTATTATGAAAGCGCATTTTTTTCTAGCTGTACCATTAATGAAATCTGTAAAAAAATCTTTGTATGAATGGACACAGTCGGTCGAACAACGCTTTCCTTTTCAGCGTTGGGTTCACCAAGAAGATTATCATCTTACCCTAGTTTTTTTAGGAGAGGTGACAAGTGAGCAAGTAATGTTATTACAAGAAAAGCTGAAACTTTTACCATTTTCCCCTTTTATGATAACCATTAATCGTATTGGTACGTTTGGAAAACAAGAAAATCCTCGTGTTTTTTGGGCAGGTATAAAAGAAAGCGAAGAGCTTTATCGATTGCGAGAGTATGTGTATAAGGTTTGTCAAGAAGCGACTTTTCAATTAGAGAAACGCCCATTTTCTCCTCATGTCACAATCGCTAGAAAATGGAAAGGGGAAAGCAACTATTTACCATTAATGGAAAAAGATACTCTTGATAATTTGAACTCTTCTTTTATAGTTAAGGATATTGTTCTTTATCAAACACATATGGATAGACTTCCAAAATATGAAGTAATTCAAAATTTTCCTTTAATGAAGTAATTAAGAAAGGAAAGAAAGATGGCTCAGTTAATAAAACTGCAAGATTATATTTCACGATATGAAGTAGATATATTTCGGTACCCTACTCAGTTTGTTCGATTGAAAAAACAACAATGGGAAAAGGTATATGGAATGTGGAAAAAGGATGGAATAGCAGAAAATAGTAATTACGAAGATGATTCTCATAACGATATTTTGGAAAAGCCTCTTCATAGGAAACTGAAATTATTGTTTAATAAAGAGAGGGAAACGGAAAGAGTTTTATTCGATCAAAGTCGTGAGGAAGATAATGATACGATGTTGTTTTTTACTAATTTTCAAACTTTCCCTGAAAAAGAGGTAGAGTTGAAAAAACAGTTTCTGGATCAACTTTTCCATTTTCAACTTAAATGGGCTAGCTCTACATTAATTGAGAAGTCTTTTGTTGATTCTAGTTATAATCGAGACCAAAATCTACGTTATTTTCTACAACGTTTTCCTGATAACTATTTATTAATTTATAATCCTGTGCTTCAATTGAAGAATGCGCCTGTTGAATTAGAGATTCTTCTATTGACACCTAAAGAAGTGATTTGTATAACCTTTCTAGAAAGCTTTGATGGGACAGCTTATATTGGAGGGAAAGAACGCTTTTGGACAGAAATATATAAAGATAAAGAAAAAAAGATTGTAAATCCTATAATATCCTTGAAGCGAATGGAGAATATTGTGAGTAATATTTTTTCTCATCATAAAATTGATTTGCCCATAAAAAAACTGATATTATCGCGGAATGGTTTTATCGATTATCCTACTTTACCGCAAGATGTCATGAGTATTGATCAGCGAAATTATGATGAGTGGTTTGAGAAAATGAGATCATTTCGATCACCAATAAAAAATAATCAAATACGGGCAGCACAAGCGATCTTAACTTATTGCCAAACAACAAGCTTCAAACGCCTAGAATGGGACGAACATAAGGATTTACCCAAGGGAGAATAAGAAGTAGAATGCGAACAGTATTTATTGTTAATCCTAATGCGAAAAATGGGTATTCTTTAAAAAAGTGGAAAATGATTGAGAATGAAGTTTCTGCCACCTTAGAGGATGCTGAAATTTATTATACAGAGTATCCGAATCACGCAAAAGATTTGGTAGGGAAAATAAAGCAGCAATTTGAAGGAGAAAGAGTATTAGTCGTGGCGGTAGGAGGAGATGGTACCGTCCATGAAGTGATAAATGGTGCTATTTCTAAGGAACATTTATTAGTAGAGTTTATACCTGCTGGATCTGGGAATGATTTTATGAGAGGGTTCAGTCAAAAATCGACAATGCATGAATCTTTTAAATCAATTATGTC is from Bacillus spongiae and encodes:
- the pepV gene encoding dipeptidase PepV, translated to MKQINWMEEVEKRKNELLANTKSLLQIKSVLNDTQASSNAPFGQGVKEALDYMLNMGERDGFISKNVENVAGHLEFGEGKELLGILCHVDVVPEGDGWSVDPFSGEIKDGKIFARGAIDDKGPTMAAYFAMKIVKELGVPLKKRVRMIIGTDEESEWRCVDTYFKHEEMPTMGFAPDADFPIIHAEKGIADFDIVVPLKSLPELHHKYELLSLSSGRRYNMVPDFAEAAILVQEDPTIICQSFDDFLKKGNLEGSYYIENGQLYLQLKGISAHGSTPQNGKNAGLLLATFLSDYDFDENGAKYLEAATSWFVNDVHGEKLGIYYQDDVTGPLTINVGILNYEKGIEGKFGLNMRYPVTFKLEEAKMKLQNLFSEKGYIIKNFTDSKPHHVDEKEELIQTLKRVYEEQTGDKAELIAIGGGTYARSLAAGVAFGPLFPGREDIAHQKDEYMYVEDLLKVTAIYAQAIYELATK
- the dat gene encoding D-amino-acid transaminase, with the protein product MEKVLYNGEIVNRSDCSVQLEDRGYQFGDGIYEVIRVYQGKFFTLEEHLDRLFLSAKKLSMDSSLDYTTLLSLLKKLVDVNGVVNGTVYLQWTRGVAKRHHQFPVPSAKGTIIAYTNSLERPISNIQNGVSAKLVEDIRWLRCDIKSLNLLGNVLAKEEAIKADCFEAILHRGEIVTEGSSSNVYMVKEGKLYTHPVSNLILEGITRKVVKRICGEENVSLIERQFTVEDLKSADEVFITSTTAEVMPIINIDNEPVGGGKPGKLTVLLQNRFQDQINQLGALH
- the cysK gene encoding cysteine synthase A produces the protein MKVVHNIADLIGDTPLVKLNSLSPTDGADIYLKLEFYNPSKSVKDRAAFQMIIEAEQAGLLTPGSTIIEPTSGNTGIGLAMNAAARGYKAILVMPDSSTQERINLLKAYGAQVVLTPSANKMPGAIKKAQELVNSIPNSFMPMQFENSANPNAHRRTTANEIIDAMKQMGKPLSAFVATAGTGGTITGTGEVLREHYLDLQIHVVEPAGSPVLSGGKPGKHKLVGTSPGFIPPILNQNIYDKIHQIQDEDAYTITRRLASEEGILVGPSSGAACFTAVQVAKTLSPNDVVISIACDTGERYLSSDVFRFE
- the thpR gene encoding RNA 2',3'-cyclic phosphodiesterase, whose protein sequence is MKAHFFLAVPLMKSVKKSLYEWTQSVEQRFPFQRWVHQEDYHLTLVFLGEVTSEQVMLLQEKLKLLPFSPFMITINRIGTFGKQENPRVFWAGIKESEELYRLREYVYKVCQEATFQLEKRPFSPHVTIARKWKGESNYLPLMEKDTLDNLNSSFIVKDIVLYQTHMDRLPKYEVIQNFPLMK
- a CDS encoding nuclease-related domain-containing protein gives rise to the protein MAQLIKLQDYISRYEVDIFRYPTQFVRLKKQQWEKVYGMWKKDGIAENSNYEDDSHNDILEKPLHRKLKLLFNKERETERVLFDQSREEDNDTMLFFTNFQTFPEKEVELKKQFLDQLFHFQLKWASSTLIEKSFVDSSYNRDQNLRYFLQRFPDNYLLIYNPVLQLKNAPVELEILLLTPKEVICITFLESFDGTAYIGGKERFWTEIYKDKEKKIVNPIISLKRMENIVSNIFSHHKIDLPIKKLILSRNGFIDYPTLPQDVMSIDQRNYDEWFEKMRSFRSPIKNNQIRAAQAILTYCQTTSFKRLEWDEHKDLPKGE